ACCAGCGCAACGCCGACGACGGTACCGACTACCGCCCCGATCTTCGCGCCCCTCCTGGAACTCGCCCACCGCGACCGGCTCTCGGAGGTGTCCGCGACGACTTCGGTCGCCAGAGGCATCGAGGCGTGGGGCTGGCCGACGACTCGGAACGCGCCGCCCTCGCCACGAGCGAGGTACACGCCGACGGGCTCAGACTCGTGTAGCGTGACCTGCGCCGGAGCGGGCGTCGTGACGAGTGCCGCCACCAAGAGGAGTAGGAGTCGCGCGTAATCCACGGTCATTGATGCTTTGTTCGATGAGGTGCCGTTCGGTAGCTAGGTCCGCCCGATAGAGAGCCCGGATAGCACGGGCTCTGGACCAGGTCTACGGATCTTAACGGTCAGACCGTGGCCTCGCATAGTCCGTGTGCACTACAGTCATAGCCGTAGAACAGATGGCCGCTTAGCCGCCGGGGCTGGCGGCACTGCGGGTGGACGAGGCAAAGTAGACGCTGATGTTCGGACGAGTCGGGAACGCTGGCGCCCCCGGTCGGCCTACAGCGGCGTGTTCTACGGCGGCGGTGGTCAGAGCGACTCGTACTCTCTACGTTCGAGCGCGTCGCCGCCGGCCTCCGTCGCAGTGAACCAGTAGATCGGGACAGGGAGTCCAGACCGTTCCAGTGGCGGCTTCCAGATTGCGGGGTCATCGAGCAAGCGGAGTGCAACTTCGAGCGATAGCGTCTCTTCGGTCGGTCCTTCCTGCCGACTCCCGTGAAGCTGGACGTGCCCGGCATCAAGGAGGAAACGCATGGCTCTTTCCGCCGCCCGGACTTTCGCCTCGTGGTCTGCCTCCGGGTACTGAGTGTTGAGTCCCCAGATGACTTCGTAGAGGCCGGTGTAATCCTCGACCCCGTAGCTGACCGCGAGCGACTTGGCGATGTAAATGTCGATCATCGACTACAGTGCAGCCGCCGTAGAACAGGGGGCCGCTCAGCCGCACAGAGCTGAGGGCACGGGGGCGGGCGGGACCGCAGAATACGCCGACGGATGTACAGCGCGAGAACGCTGGCGCTTTGTGTCGGCCTGCAGCGGCGGGATCCTTCCAATCAGGAGACCATCCTTCGGATCCCACTCGCCGCCGCCGCCATGACCTCCTTCACCGGCCTCGACCTCCACAAGCGCTCCGTCACCGCGACCACGCTCGACGCCGAAGGCGTCGTCGTCGCGACGGCCAAGATGCCGTGCCGGCCCGACGCCCTCCGGGCCTACTTCGCCCAGCAGCCCGGGCACCACGCGGCGACCGTCGAGTGCACGACGGGCTGGTACTGGGTCCGCGACGCGCTCGCCGACCGGGCCGACGGCGGCCCCGAGGTCGACCTCACGCTCGCCCACGCCAAGGGCGTCAAGGCCATCGCCGCCGCGAAGGTCAAGACGGACGCCGCAGATGCGAGGACGCTGGCCCATCTTCTCCGGACCGACCTCCTGCCCGAGGCCCACATGATCTCCGACGAGATGCGCCCGCTCCGCGACGTGCTCCGGACCCGGCTTCGCCTGGTCGAGCGCCGGGTGGCCGCCCAGAACTCGGTCGCCCGGCTCCTCGAGAAGCACAACGTCCGCGACGTGGCCGACCTCGACGCCTTCGGGAGGCTCCAGGCCGAGACCCACATCGAACAAGCGGAGCTCCTGCACCAGCAGATCAAGCGGCTCGAGAAGCACCTCCGCATCCACCTCGTCCCCGATGCCGATGTCCAACGCCTGTTCCGCATCCCGGGCATCGGCCAGGCCGTCGCCTTCTCGATCCGCCTCGAGGTCGACGACGTCTCGCGCTTCGAGACCGACCGCCAGTTCTTCAGCTACTGCCGCCTCGTCCCGGGCGCCGACAACTCGGGCGACCGGGTCCGCCACAAGCGGTCCCGCGACGGGAACAGGTACCTCAAGCTCGCCTTCAGCCACGCCGCCGTCCGGGCGATCCAGTACTACCCGGAGGTCCGCGACTGGTACAAGACGAAGCGGCGGCGGAAGCCGGAGGCGGTCGCCCGGGCGCTCGTGGCCAAGGAGATCGCCCGGGTCGTCTACCATGTCCTCCGCAAGCAGGAAGACTTCAACGGCCGGTTCAAGGGACGCCCCCTGAGCCGGCTGAAGAAGGAGCAATGGCCGCTCCTCGCAAGCCCGGCCGGTATAACTGGCGACGGCGAGCCCCAAGCTCGACCGCCCTCGGCGGGAATGGGAAGCGAGTAGCGGGCCGCCTCGGGGGCTCTCGCCCCGACGGCCCAAGCCGCCGACAGAGATCTGGGACGCCGAGCCCCGACGCTCGGCCGTCGTCGTGACCGACGGCGAGAGCCCGAATGGGGGTGTGGCCCGCCAGCGCTTCGAGAAGCGACTGACGAGGACCCTCTCGATCTGACGACGCGGTGCCAAGGCTCCGAGAACCGAGCGCTCCTCAGACCGAGGGGCGCCGGGCGAGACTGGCCCTACCGCGCCGGAACCGCCCTACTTGACAAAGACCTGATTATGGGGGTTCTACCGCGCCCCGCCTACGACTCGTCTTGACACTGTTTACCTAGCCGCTGCTCAATGCGGATCTGCTCCTTGAACAGGAGAAGCATCGCAATGCCAGTCAGGAGGGCGCCCAAAAGTCCAGAAAAAACCGACCATGGTGGGGGAGAATAAATCAGTATGCCTTCAGAGAAGTGACATGATGGCCCACCGAGACCAATGGCCATCATAAGCGGTCCGGATGTCGCCAGCGCTGGGATAAAGGATCGGACCGTGAATGACATGTGGGCGAGTAGCGCGGTAGAACTAATACTTCACTGGAGGGGTCGCCACGATATGGGACGGATCCGCCCGTATCCCGGCGTCGACACATGATAGCGTCCTCCGAGTGTCGTATCCACGCGCCGACGCCGCATAAAGGGCGGGACCGGGGGTTATGCGTGGGGGGCCCCGCGGGTCTAGCGCGGCGGTTGCTCCCCTCGCCCGCGCCCCGTGTCCGCCCTCCTCGACGCCGTCCGCGCCGCCGCCCGGACCCGCCACCTCAGTTACCGGACCGAGCAGGCCTACGTCCGGTGGGCCGAGCGGTTCGTCCGGTTCCACGCCCGCCGGGCCGGCCGGTTCGTCCACCCCCGAGACCTCCGCGAGCCGGCCGTCGAGGCGTTCCTCAACCACCTCGCGAACGACCGCGACGTCGCCGCCTCGACCCAGACCCAGGCCCTCTCCGCCCTCCTCTTCCTCTACGACGCCGCCCTCGGAGACCCGCTCGACACGATGGCCGGGCTCACCCGGGTCCGGAAGCCGGCCCGGATCCCGACCGTCCTCACGCGTGCCGAGGTGGCCGCCCTCCTCTGCGGGTTCCGCGGGGTCCACCGGATCGTCGGCGGGCTCCTCTACGGGGCCGGCCTCCGCGTCTCGGGCGCCCTCCGGCTCCGGGTCAAGGACGTCGACCTCGACCGGCGCCAGCTCACGGTCCACAGGGGGAAGGGGGAGCGCGCGGGTCCGCGCGCGAAGGACCGCGTGGCCCTCCTGCCGGAGAGGCTCGTCGGGCCGCTCCGGGCCCACCTCGACGAGGTCGCCGACCTCCACCGGCGCGACCTCGCCGACGGCCACGGCGACGTCCCGCTTCCCCACGCGTACGTCCGGAAGCACCCCGGGGCGGCCCGCGCGCTCGGGTGGCAGTTCGCGTTCCCGTCGGCCCGGGTCTCGGCCGACCCCCGGACCGGGCTCCTCCACCGCCACCACCTCTCGCCGTCGGCAGTCCAGACGGCCGTCCGGAAGGCGGCCCGGGCGGCCGGGATCGCGAAGCGGGCGACGCCCCACACGCTCCGGCACTCGTTCGCGACGCACCTCTTGGAGGACGGGGTCGACGTCCGGACGGTCCAGCACCTCCTCGGCCACGCGAAGCTGGCGACGACGCAGGTGTACCTCCACGTGGCCCAGCACACGGGGATCCGGGTCCGGAGCCCGCTCGACCGGCTCGATGTCTGAGCCGGCGGCCGGGCCGCACGGCATGTGCCGTGTCAGCCGTGGCCTCATGGCCCCCTGGGCGGTCACACCCGGTAGGATCGTTCTGCCTGGGGTGCGAAACCCGATGGGGCTCGGGGCTCCGGACCCACGGCGGGGCTCTCCCCGGCGAACCCGCCCTCGGTGTAGCCGTCGGCCGGGCTACGGAACTTGGAAGCGACGCCCGAGGCGGAGACGGCGAGCGAGTGGCCCTGTGGGGGCGGCGGCCGTCCCCACGCCGGCGACGCCAGGCCCAGCGAATCACCCAGCTCCGGGCCAGCGGTCGAGACCCCCTTTCCAGTCATGAGGGCGAAAGTCGCCGGAGAGGCCCGTAGGGAGGCCAGTACCCCCGCACCACCGTGCCGAGGGGAGGGAGGCGCCACACAGGGGGCGCTCATCCTGGATGAGCCGTGGATGACCAGGCATCCCGGAACGAAGACGTTCCATACTCGGGGCGCAAGTGGGTCCGACGATGACCCAGAGGCACGGGAGGTACTCGGGCGTTACGCTCGGGTCGCCCTCCCCGTAGTGCGCCAGTACTACTCGGCCCCAGCCCCTACCGGACATGGTGACTGACGTCCTTCCCCCTCGCGTCGCCCCTCCGCCTCGGGACGTTGTCGACCCGTGGGCCGAGGCGGCAGGTAAGCCGTCGCCCCTGTCGGCGGACCCCGGCCGGATCGGGGCCCTCGCCGACGCCTTCGACGGCGAGGGCCAAGCGGCACTCGCTGACGCCGCCCGTCGCGCGGCCGTCGGCCTTCGCGGCGGGCATGGGGCCCCACCTCGGGGCGGACGCTAGGCCGCTCGCCCCTTCCGCCCGTCCCCGATCGAACCAGCGTACCAGCCGGGCCATGACGTGAGCGGCAGCGCGCCCGCACCGGACCCCCCTCCCCATGGGACAACAGCAGCTCCTCCTCCTCGTCCTCGGCGTCGTCCTCGTCGGGCTCGCCGTCGTCCTCGGCCTCCAGGCCTTCGGGGAGAACCAACGGAAGTCCGAGGTCGACACCTACACGACGATGGGCGTCCAGATGGCCGGCGAGATCATCGCCTACCATATGAAGCCGGCGGCCACGGGCGGGGCCGGCCAGGACCCGGCCCGCCTGGGCGAGCTGACCATCGCCGACCTCGGGTACCGGGGGGACGTCGAGGACACGTGGGCCGGGTACGACCGGTCGGGGACCGTGGCCAACGGGGTCGTCCGCTACGTGGCCGCCAGCGAGACCCACCCGTTTCTCCACATCCACCCGTACCCGATCGCGGGCGGGCAGACGCGGGTCGAAGTCCACGTGTTTGGGCCGTCCGAGGACTGCGTCGTCGCGCGGAACGACGTACGCGGGGTCTCTCCGACGTGGTCCGACGGGAAGGGGAACGGGGAGGCGCCAGACAACCCGGACCCGGCCGTCTGCTCCTGGTAGGTGGTCGGGCCCCAGGTGCGCGTCGAGGAGACGGATACGCGTCGGCGGAGCAGAGGAGACAGCGGCGCCCAGGGAGGTCCGGCCTTCTCTTTGGAGACGGGCGCGCCCACCTCTTCTCCGACCGTGTCATCCCCGACAAACCCGAGCCGGGCATGAGGTTCAGCCGGATGACCTTCGTCGTCGTGCTCTTCGTGACGGCCCTCGTCCTCGGGCCCCTCGCTCGACGCCTCGTCCTGGCTCCTCGCCCCGTCCCGTCGCGCCCCCGCTCCCAGCGGAGCCCGGCGCGCCCGCCCGGTTGTCCGCCTCGCCCCACCGGGCGGCTAGCGCGGCGGCGAGTACGGAGACGAGGCCGAGGGCGAGGTGGAGCACGGGGCGTGGTGGGATTCGTGCACGGCCGCGGCAGTCCCGCCCCGTAGGCCCCTAAGATAGCGGTACGTGTTGGGCAGAGAGATGACCGGTTCGTGCGGTTACGACGTTGGCCCACCCACTTCGTCCGACGGTCCTCCGGCTTCTGTCGTACGCGGACCCCTAAACGCGCCCGCCCAGATCGCCTCCCAGGACCTCAGACGGCCGCACCGGGCTTGTCGTCACCGCGATGCACTCCGCGCACGTCACGGCGCCGAACCCCTCCGCTCGCTCGACCGCGTCGCCGGCCTCCATGACTACGACCTCGCAGAGCGTCACCGTGAGGGAGGCCATCGCGTGCCACGGCGACCACCCAGGAGCGCCGCCGTCGGCGCCCACGGACCGCCAGCGGAGCGAGTGGGGGAGGTACGTCATGGGCTCGGGGGCGGGCACGGCTTCCCGAACCTCTCAGGCCCCCTTGGGCTCCGCCCGGAAGCCAATCTTGGAGGACCCCGCAGGCCGGGGAACGCTCTCGTTCCGTCGGCCGACGCCGAACGGTGGGCGCACGCAGCGGCGGACGTCCCGGTGTGTGAAATGCGAGGGCCTCCCTTGACGTCGCCGTTGGAGGCGGTAGCGTAGCGCACGGACGGCACGGAACCGCGGGCTCGTGGTGGGGTCCGCGGACGGCCCGGCGGCGCCTCGGACTGGGGGCGCCGCCAGCCACATTCACCGCCACGTCCACCTTGGTGCCGCGGTGGGGCCGCGAACGCGAGCGGCCGGCCAGAGCCGGCGGCGGGGCAGGCAGCCGGCGCGTTCTCGACGAGCACGAGCACGCCCCTCTCGCCACCCGGGCGATACCCACGGTTTTCGGAATGAGACTGTGACGGGTCCTCAGGGTGTCGGGCCCGGACAGACGACGGGGCCCCGCGCCTCGCCGGGCTGGCAACCTCGCCGGGGCCGACCCGTTCGGAGACGACCGGCCCGTTCCCACCACCGTCCCCCCGATGAGCCCGGCCCCCCTCGCAGACGACCGCTCGCCTGGTCCGGCGGCGTCCCGCCCCGAGCGCGCTCCCCGAGAGGAGCGACTCCTCCCCCCGCCGTTCGTCCGCGCCCCCCGTCCCCGCTCTGGCGACGGGGGCGGAGGGGCGGACGACGGCGGCCCGCTGTGGCTCCGGCTTGTCGTCGGGGCCGACCTCGCCGGCCGGCCCGAACTCCGCTCGCTCGGCGCGGGGGCCCGGCTGAGCCTCGGGTGGTGGCGGCTCGGCCTCACGCCGACGGCGCGCAGGCGGCGCCAACGGTTCCGAGAGGCCGTCGTCGACGGGCGCGGGTCGAGGTTTGCCGTCGAGTACGCCCGGAGGGTCGGCTGAGCCCCGGGCGCTCCGGTCGGCCCCGTGAGGCCCGTAGGAGAGGGAGGGGATCGGGTAGGGGCGGGCCCTGCCGCTCGACCACCCCGCGTTGCCGTCGATCGCCGGGCGGGGCGGTCGCTGAACCCGTGGGGTGACGTCCCCGGGGAGGACGCTAAGTGGCCGTAGGGATTCCGCTGATGTAAATCGTTGTTCGTAATAGCGTTATTTGGCGATGCCCTCATTCGGCCTCGATGCCCACATTCCGCTCTCGGCCCGGCTCCGCCGGTTCGCCGACGACCTCGACGCCGACGGGCAGACGACCGAGGCGGCCCGGGTCCGCGAGGCCCTCGCGGAGTACCGGGCACGGTTGGACGGGGCTGATCCGATGGGGGCCCTCCTCGCGGTGACGGCCCTCGGGCCCGGAGCCGTCGGGCGCCCCGGCGTTGGGCCGGTGGGCGTCGGGGTTCAGCCGGTCGGGGTGTGAAAGCTTCGGCGGCCCCTGACGGCGCGGTGGGCGGCCGGACCCAACGCCCGGACGGCATGGAGCCGCGGGCTCGTGCCGTCATCGAGCCTGCCCGGCCGTGTCGTCACTCGGGTCGCCCGCCGCCGGCCCTCCGGTCCACTCTTCCGACCCCGTAGAGGGGGCGGGTCAGGACCCCGATCGGGTCGCCGGACCCAAGGGGCGCCTGGCACTCGCGGACGCCTCGAACGACATGTACGAGCGTATCGATCGAAAACACGTGGACCCTTGCGTCCCGGAAACGGAAAGCCCCCGTCCCGTTGTGGGACAGGGGCTTTCGCAGATCCGGTGGTACACCCTGCAGGACGGCCCCCGAACCCGGACGTCTCCTACGGTGGCGGTTGCCGACTTAGCCAGCGACCGGGTTGCGGCGCGGCTCGTCGAGGTACGACCGACTCTCGAGCGGTACCTCGGCACAGCATGACAGTCGTGCCTGGTTAGAACTCCTTTAAGACAGCAGACTGTGAGCGATGCGATGTCCGGTCATCCAGCGGCGGATTACGTGTCGAGGAAGGGGGTGGAGGCCCGGTCCTCCAGCCGCTCGGGGTCCAGCTTCGGGTATGTGGCGTCCGGAGTCCCGTGTCGTAGTCCTCGCGGAGCCGGCGGCTCACGTGGGACTCGTAGTCGCCGGTGACGGTGACGCAGCCGCGGTCGAGGAGGGGGTGGACGTCGGCGCGGAAGAGGCCGTTCTCAAGGGTGTAGCCAAACGGAACGTGCCCTGGCCGACGGGGGCGGACCGCTGCGGCGTCCCGTAGCGTTCGCCAGTGTCCGTCGGGAAGAGCGGGGCTAGGGTGCCCGGTTGGCGGACGGTGCCGACCGCGTCGCCGACAGAGCATCCTCCCTATAACCTCGAGCACGGCGCCGGCCCCGTCCGTCTCCATCGCGAGCACCAGGTAGGGCTCGTTCTGACAGAGCGCGGCGGGGGCCTCGAACCGGAACCGTGGATCCGACACCGGGGCGATTCGGGCCGGCACCATCGGCCCGACCGTGAGCGTGGGGCCGCCGTCATGGGCTACTCAGAGTCGGCGGACACCCATTCCGACGCGGCCCCGCCGACGCCCCGGCCCAGGGTCGCGTCGGGCGCGCCGTTACGTTCGCGGCGTCCTCCTCCGCCCATCCCGCGAGTCAGAACTCGACGGTTGGCTCCGGCTGATAGACCACGCCCAGGAACTCCCCAAGCCTCCCGAGCCCCTCGTTGACCCACGCCACCCCATCGGGGTTGACCTGGGGCAGCATCGACCCCTCGACGACAAGCAGCGCGGCCAAGCCGATCCAGTACGCCGAGTGGACATGTCGCCGCGTGAGCGCGTCGTAGACGATGCCGAGGCCGATGAACAGGCTGCAGCCCAGCGTCCCCATGGGGAGCCAGAGCGGGTGGAAGCCGCTGAGGTACAGGATCAGCCGGGCGAACCCCGCGCCGAGGCCGATGGCGCTCGCGACCACCATCAGCCGCATGTGGGCCGCGAACCGCGCCGTCAGCGCCATCCGGAGGGCCGCGGCGTAGAACGCCACGAACAGGACCAGATTCGACAGGATGTGGGGGCCGTACTGGAGCCAGACCTCGGGCCCACCGGTCCGCAGCGCCTCCTCCACGCGGACGCTCAGCACGAGCAGGCCCGTCAGCGCCATCACGGCGACGAGGACGACGCTGCTCCGCCCGAGGGCACGGTGCAGCGCGCCCCGCCCGGTCCCGATCAGGACCGCCTGGAGCGGGAACAGCAGGTACCACAGGAAGAACGACCAGCCGTGGAGGTGCAGCGGCGCC
This sequence is a window from Rubrivirga marina. Protein-coding genes within it:
- a CDS encoding integron integrase, with product MSALLDAVRAAARTRHLSYRTEQAYVRWAERFVRFHARRAGRFVHPRDLREPAVEAFLNHLANDRDVAASTQTQALSALLFLYDAALGDPLDTMAGLTRVRKPARIPTVLTRAEVAALLCGFRGVHRIVGGLLYGAGLRVSGALRLRVKDVDLDRRQLTVHRGKGERAGPRAKDRVALLPERLVGPLRAHLDEVADLHRRDLADGHGDVPLPHAYVRKHPGAARALGWQFAFPSARVSADPRTGLLHRHHLSPSAVQTAVRKAARAAGIAKRATPHTLRHSFATHLLEDGVDVRTVQHLLGHAKLATTQVYLHVAQHTGIRVRSPLDRLDV
- a CDS encoding IS110 family transposase, with the protein product MTSFTGLDLHKRSVTATTLDAEGVVVATAKMPCRPDALRAYFAQQPGHHAATVECTTGWYWVRDALADRADGGPEVDLTLAHAKGVKAIAAAKVKTDAADARTLAHLLRTDLLPEAHMISDEMRPLRDVLRTRLRLVERRVAAQNSVARLLEKHNVRDVADLDAFGRLQAETHIEQAELLHQQIKRLEKHLRIHLVPDADVQRLFRIPGIGQAVAFSIRLEVDDVSRFETDRQFFSYCRLVPGADNSGDRVRHKRSRDGNRYLKLAFSHAAVRAIQYYPEVRDWYKTKRRRKPEAVARALVAKEIARVVYHVLRKQEDFNGRFKGRPLSRLKKEQWPLLASPAGITGDGEPQARPPSAGMGSE